Proteins found in one Gammaproteobacteria bacterium genomic segment:
- a CDS encoding ferredoxin family protein, with protein MTFVVTESCIKCKYTDCVEVCPVDCFHEGPNFLVIDPEECIDCAMCEPECPVDAILSEDDLPEDQKDFLEINEELSAQWPVLTIRKDPPEDAGEWEDVKEKRQYLDR; from the coding sequence ATGACATTTGTAGTAACAGAATCTTGCATAAAATGTAAATACACAGACTGTGTTGAAGTCTGTCCAGTAGATTGCTTCCACGAAGGCCCTAATTTCTTGGTGATTGACCCTGAAGAATGTATTGACTGTGCCATGTGTGAGCCAGAGTGCCCGGTAGATGCGATCCTCTCTGAGGATGATTTACCTGAGGATCAAAAAGACTTCTTAGAAATCAATGAAGAATTATCTGCTCAGTGGCCAGTACTCACCATACGCAAAGACCCGCCAGAGGATGCCGGCGAATGGGAAGATGTCAAAGAAAAACGGCAGTACCTTGATCGATAG